Proteins found in one Triticum urartu cultivar G1812 chromosome 4, Tu2.1, whole genome shotgun sequence genomic segment:
- the LOC125551528 gene encoding guanine nucleotide exchange factor SPIKE 1 isoform X2, with protein MDSPAAGEGQRFKRIPRQPCGRNLELDPLLNENLEQWPHLSELVQCYNADFVKDDCKYGRYESVAPPSFQNQIFEGPDTDIETELQLCNARHSKPEETTEDDMPSTSGRQIYETEPSASSSKKHCTLSPLPAYEPAFDWDNERSLIFGQRLPESLPATHSSGLKITVKVLSLSFQTGLVEPFSGTICLYNRDRREKLSEDFYFHILPTEMQDAHISLDRRGVFSLDTPSPSICLLIQLEKAATEEGGVTPSIYSRKEPVHLTEKEKQKLQVWSRVMPYREPFAWAMIPLFENNHAGGDAASPSSPLAPSMSGSSSQDSIVEPISKLTSDGKLNHYSSGSSVIVEISNLNKVKESYMEDSLQDPKRKVHKPVKGVLRLEVEKLHNDRNEADTISEGGSITNELHDAGELNNGRHSRNSIDGIHSSLNSSAIVKKDTHQNGQSSNGENGNNFQAFDFRMMARSEPFSQLFHCLYVYPLTVSLSRKRNLFVRVELRKDDSDIRKLPVEAVHPRDQNSTLQKCAHTQISVGTRMSCYHDEVKISLPALLTPQHHLLFTFFHVDLQMKLEAPKPVIVGYAALPLSTHIQLLSDVSLPILRELVPHYLQESGKEKMDYLEDGKTVFRLRLRLCSSLFPVNERIRDFFVEYDRHTLHTSPPWGSELLEAINSLKNVESTALLQFLQPILNMLLHLIGDGGETLQVAAFRAMVNILTRVQQESSDGAGRNKFLVNYVDLAFDDFGDRQTPVYPGLSTVWGSLARSKAKGYRVGPVYDDVLAMAWFFLELIVKSMGLEQSRLFYHNLPLGEDVPPLQLKEGVFRCIMQLFDCLLTEVHERCKKGLNLAKRLNSTLAFFCYDLLSIIEPRQVFELVSLYMDKFAGVCQSVLHDCKLTFLQIICDHDLFVEMPGRDPTDRNYLSSVLIQEIFLTLDHDDLSQRAKAARILVVLICKHEFDARYQKSEDKLYIAQLYFPLIGQILDEMPVFYNLNAIEKREVLVVILQIIRNLDDTTLIKAWQQSIARTRLFFKLLEECITHFEHNRTGDSLLLGSSSRSPDAERPASPKYSDRLSPSVNAYLSEASRHEIRPQGTPENGYMWNRISPQLSSPNQPYSLREALAQAQSSRIGSTARALRESLHPILRQKLELWEENLSTAVSLEVLGIIDKFSVAAASRSISTDYAKLDCVTSILMGLLSRSQPLTFWKAFLPVVYNIFSLHGATLMARENDRFLKQIAFHLLRLAVFRNDSVRKRAVVGLQILVRNSFNYFKSTTRLRVMLTITLSELLSDVQVTQMKSDGSLEESGEARRLRKSLEEMADVRSKDQLNDCGLPVTALEVAAEGSTDNRWSWVEVKHLSKCLVQALDAGLEHALLGSVMSVDRCAAAEGFYKLALAYAPVPDLHIMWLLHLCDAHQEMQSWAEAAQCAVAVAGVIMQALVGRNDAVWSKEHVASLCRICPIVGTDIGAEVAAAEVEGYGASKLTVDSAVKYLQLANKLFAQAELYHFSASIQELIIPVYKSRRSYGQLAKCHTSLTSIYESILEQEASPIPFIDATYYRVGFYGERFGKLNKREYVFREPRDVRLGDIMEKLSHTYEAKMDVNHTLHIIPDSRQVNADELQPGVCYLQITAVDPVMEDEDLESRRERIFSLSTGSVRARVFDRFLFDTPFTKNGKTQGGLEDQWKRRTVLQTEGSFPALVNRLVVIKSESLEFSPVENAIGMIETRTAALRNELEEPRSSEGDQLPRLQSLQRILQGSVAVQVNSGVLSVCTAFLSGEPATRLRSQELQQLIAALLEFMAVCKRAIRVHFRLIGEEDQEFHTQLVNGFQSLTAELSHYIPAILSEL; from the exons ATGGATTCCCCGGCTGCCGGTGAAGGACAGCGGTTCAAGCGGATTCCAAGGCAGCCTTGTGGCCGGAACCTGGAGCTGGATCCACTG cttAATGAGAATTTGGAACAGTGGCCACATCTAAGTGAGCTAGTACAGTGTTATAACGCTGATTTTGTGAAAGATGACTGCAAATATGGACGCTATGAGAGTGTCGCGCCACCGTCCTTTCAGAATCAAATTTTCGAGGGACCTGACACCGACATAGAAACAG AATTGCAGCTTTGCAACGCTAGGCATTCCAAGCCTGAGGAAACTACTGAGGATGATATGCCAAGCACTTCAGGGAGGCAAATATATGAAACTGAACCATCTGCTTCATCTTCAAAAAAA CATTGTACTCTCTCACCTTTACCGGCATATGAACCTGCATTTGATTGGGACAATGAGAGATCTTTAATATTTGGCCAACGCCTGCCAGAAAGTCTCCCTGCAACACACAGCAG TGGATTGAAGATAACGGTCAAGGTATTGTCTTTGTCATTCCAAACTGGATTAGTCG AACCTTTTAGCGGTACAATCTGCTTGTACAACAGAGATAGGAGAGAAAAGCTATCCGAGGACTTCTACTTCCACATACTTCCAACAGAAATGCAAGAT GCTCATATATCTTTGGACCGTCGGGGTGTTTTCTCATTGGACACCCCTTCACCATCAATCTGCCTTCTGATCCAGCTAGAAAAGGCTGCTACTGAAGAAGGGGGAGTAACTCCTTCCATTTATTCCCGTAAAGAACCT GTGCACTTGACTGAGAAAGAGAAGCAGAAGCTGCAAGTTTGGTCTCGAGTCATGCCATACAGAGAGCCATTTGCATGGGCAATGATTCCTCTGTTTGAAAACAACCATGCTGGTGGTGATGCTGCCTCTCCTAGCAGCCCTTTAGCACCAAGTATGTCAGGCTCAAGTTCTCAAGATAGCATTGTGGAGCCTATCTCCAAACTCACTTCAGATGGAAAACTCAACCATTATTCAAGTGGAAGTTCTGTTATTGTTGAGATATCAAACTTAAACAAAGTGAAGGAAAGCTACATGGAAGACTCCCTCCAA GATCCAAAACGAAAAGTACACAAGCCAGTGAAAGGTGTGCTAAGGCTAGAGGTGGAAAAACTTCATAATGACCGTAATGAGGCGGATACCATTTCTGAAGGTGGGAGCATAACCAATGAATTGCATGATGCTGGCGAGCTCAATAATGGCAGACACAGCAGGAATAGCATTGATGGGATCCACAGTTCTCTGAATTCTAGTGCCATTGTCAAGAAAGATACACACCAGAATGGTCAAAGTTCCAATGGAGAGAATGGCAACAAT TTTCAAGCTTTTGACTTTCGGATGATGGCCCGGAGTGAACCATTTTCACAACTTTTCCATTGCCTCTATGTGTACCCATTGACTGTTAGCTTGAGCCGCAAAAGAAATCTATTTGTAAGGGTAGAATTGAGGAAGGATGATTCTGACATACGTAAACTTCCAGTAGAG GCTGTCCATCCAAGGGATCAGAATTCAACACTACAGAAGTGTGCCCATACCCAAATTTCTGTTGGCACAAGAATGTCTTGCTACCATGACGAAGTTAAGATCAGTCTGCCTGCTCTATTGACGCCCCAACATCATCTTCTGTTCACATTTTTCCACGTAGATCTCCAAATGAAACTGGAAGCCCCTAAACCA GTGATTGTGGGATATGCTGCACTTCCACTGTCGACACACATTCA GTTACTTTCGGATGTGTCTTTGCCAATTTTACGAGAGCTTGTTCCGCATTACCTGCAGGAAAGTGGAAAG GAAAAAATGGACTACCTGGAGGATGGAAAAACTGTTTTCAGGCTGCGGTTAAGACTTTGCTCTTCGTTGTTTCCAGTTAATGAAAGGATAAGGGACTTTTTCGTTGAGTATGACCGTCACACACTACATACAAGTCCACCTTGGGGTTCTGAGCTTCTTGAG GCAATAAATAGTTTAAAGAATGTTGAATCTACTGCATTGTTACAATTTCTTCAACCAATACTCAATATGCTGCTACATCTTATTGGCGATGGTGGTGAAACCCTTCAG GTTGCTGCATTTCGAGCCATGGTTAATATTCTAACCCG GGTGCAACAGGAATCATCTGATGGAGCTGGGAGAAATAAGTTTCTCGTTAATTATGTTGATCTTGCTTTTGACGACTTCGGTGATCGGCAGACACCTGTATACCCTGGTTTGTCTACTGTTTGGGGCAGCCTAGCTCGTAGTAAG GCTAAAGGTTATAGAGTTGGACCTGTCTATGATGATGTGTTGGCAATGGCTTGGTTTTTTCTGGAGCTTATTGTAAAATCAATGGGATTGGAACAAAGTCGTCTCTTCTACCACAATCTTCCACTTG GTGAAGATGTCCCACCGCTGCAGTTGAAAGAAGGAGTCTTCAGATGCATCATGCAGCTATTTGATTGCCTTCTAACTGAGGTTCATGAACGCTGTAAAAAGGGTTTAAACTTGGCGAAGCGCTTGAACAGCACTCTTGCTTTCTTCTGTTACGATCTTTTATCAATCATTGAGCCACGCCAAGTTTTTGAGCTG GTTTCATTGTATATGGACAAGTTTGCAGGGGTTTGCCAGTCAGTCCTCCATGATTGCAAATTGACATTCCTGCAAATAATATGTGATCATGATCTTTTTGTTGAGATGCCTGGTCGGGATCCCACTGATAG GAATTATCTCTCGTCGGTTCTTATTCAAGAGATCTTTCTCACCCTTGATCATGATGATTTGTCACAGCGAGCGAAA GCGGCTCGTATTTTAGTTGTTCTTATATGCAAGCATGAATTTGACGCGCGATATCAAAAAAGTGAAGACAAGCTGTACATTGCTCAGCTGTATTTTCCTCTTATAGGACAG ATTCTTGATGAGATGCCTGTGTTCTATAACCTAAATGCCATTGAAAAACGTGAAGTGCTAGTGGTCATTTTGCAAATCATAAGGAACTTGGACGACACAACTCTTATAAAAGCATGGCAACAGAGCATTGCTAGAACCAGATTGTTCTTCAAGCTACTTGAAGAATGTATAACCCATTTTGAG CATAACAGAACAGGAGACAGCTTGCTACTAGGTTCTAGTTCTCGGAGCCCTGATGCTGAGCGCCCTGCGTCCCCCAAGTATTCTGATCGGTTATCCCCATCAGTTAATGCATATTTGTCTGAGGCTTCGCGCCATGAAATAAGG CCCCAGGGAACACCGGAAAATGGGTACATGTGGAACAGGATTAGTCCTCAGCTAAGTTCCCCAAATCAACCCTATTCATTGAGGGAAGCACTTGCGCAAGCGCAATCTTCAAGAATAGGATCAACAGCCAGGGCATTGAGAGAGTCCCTACATCCAATACTGAGACAAAAGTTG GAACTCTGGGAAGAAAATCTTAGTACTGCTGTGAGCCTTGAAGTCTTGGGAATAATTGATAAGTTTTCAGTTGCTGCAGCTTCTCGAAGCATCTCGACTGACTATGCTAAGCTAGATTGTGTAACATCTATCTTGATGGGTCTTTTATCTAGGAGCCAGCCCTTGACTTTTTGGAAAGCTTTCCTTCCTGTGGTCTATAATATATTTAGTCTCCATGGTGCAACACTGATGGCAAGGGAGAATGACCGCTTCTTGAAGCAAATTGCTTTTCATCTTTTGCGACTTGCTGTATTCCGAAATGATTCTGTTAGAAAAAGGGCCGTTGTTGGGTTGCAGATCCTTGTTAGG AACTCATTCAACTATTTCAAGAGCACCACAAGGCTGAGGGTCATGTTGACTATTACTTTGTCAGAACTGCTATCTGATGTGCAAGTAACTCAGATGAAATCCGATGGATCTCTTGAAGAAAGTGGTGAAGCTCGGCGTCTTAGGAAATCACTGGAGGAAATGGCTGATGTAAGGAGTAAGGATCAGTTGAATGATTGTGGCCTTCCTGTTACTGCACTGGAAGTGGCTGCTGAAGGTTCCACAGACAATAGGTGGTCTTGGGTAGAGGTTAAGCATCTATCAAAGTGTCTAGTCCAGGCCCTTGACGCTGGCCTTGAACACGCCCTTTTG GGTTCTGTAATGAGTGTGGACAGGTGTGCAGCTGCTGAGGGTTTCTATAAGCTAGCATTGGCCTATGCCCCTGTTCCGGATCTTCACATTATGTGGTTACTGCACCTTTGTGATGCACACCAGGAGATGCAGTCATGGGCTGAGGCCGCGCAGTGCGCAGTTGCTGTAGCTGGTGTGATCATGCAG GCACTTGTTGGAAGGAACGATGCTGTGTGGAGCAAGGAGCATGTTGCCTCCCTCTGTAGGATTTGCCCTATTGTGGGCACTGATATAGGTGCAGAAGTAGCTGCAGCAGAAGTTGAAGGATATGGTGCATCCAAGCTTACTGTGGATTCGGCCGTCAAGTATCTTCAACTTGCGAACAAACTCTTTGCACAAGCTGAGCTTTACCACTTCTCTGCCAGTATCCAGGAACTTATAATTCCTGTGTACAAAAGCAGAAGGTCTTATGGGCAGCTGGCTAAATGTCACACGTCACTCACAAGCATATATGAGTCAATTCTTGAACAGGAGGCTAGCCCTATCCCGTTCATTGATGCTACCTACTACAGAGTTGGATTCTATGGGGAACGATTTGGCAAGCTCAATAAAAGGGAGTATGTGTTTAGGGAGCCGCGGGATGTTCGTCTGGGTGACATTATGGAGAAGCTTAGTCATACCTATGAGGCTAAGATGGATGTGAATCACACGTTACACATCATTCCTGACTCGAGGCAAGTCAATGCTGATGAGCTGCAACCTGGTGTATGCTATCTGCAAATAACTGCCGTTGATCCTGTAATGGAGGACGAGGACTTGGAGAGCAGGAGGGAAAGGATTTTCTCTTTATCCACTGGTTCTGTTCGTGCACGTGTGTTTGACCGTTTCCTTTTCGACACACCATTCACAAAGAACGGAAAAACGCAAGGTGGCCTAGAAGATCAATGGAAGAGACGCACAGTGCTCCAGACAGAGGGTTCCTTTCCTGCTCTGGTAAATCGTCTGGTGGTGATAAAATCTGAATCTCTAGAGTTTTCACCTGTGGAGAATGCGATTGGAATGATTGAAACAAGGACAGCTGCATTGAGAAATGAACTAGAAGAACCACGGAGCTCTGAAGGTGATCAATTACCAAGACTTCAAAGCCTGCAAAGGATACTCCAAGGAAGTGTGGCTGTTCAG GTCAACAGTGGTGTATTAAGTGTGTGCACCGCTTTCTTATCTGGCGAGCCTGCAACCAGGCTCCGGTCTCAAGAACTGCAACAGCTGATAGCTGCATTGCTTGAATTCATGGCTGTCTGCAAGCGTGCAATCCGTGTGCATTTTAGATTGATAGGGGAAGAAGACCAGGAGTTCCACACGCAACTTGTCAATGGGTTTCAGTCTCTTACTGCTGAGCTTTCTCACTATATTCCTGCCATACTTTCGGAGCTATGA
- the LOC125551528 gene encoding guanine nucleotide exchange factor SPIKE 1 isoform X1: protein MDSPAAGEGQRFKRIPRQPCGRNLELDPLLNENLEQWPHLSELVQCYNADFVKDDCKYGRYESVAPPSFQNQIFEGPDTDIETELQLCNARHSKPEETTEDDMPSTSGRQIYETEPSASSSKKHCTLSPLPAYEPAFDWDNERSLIFGQRLPESLPATHSSGLKITVKVLSLSFQTGLVEPFSGTICLYNRDRREKLSEDFYFHILPTEMQDAHISLDRRGVFSLDTPSPSICLLIQLEKAATEEGGVTPSIYSRKEPVHLTEKEKQKLQVWSRVMPYREPFAWAMIPLFENNHAGGDAASPSSPLAPSMSGSSSQDSIVEPISKLTSDGKLNHYSSGSSVIVEISNLNKVKESYMEDSLQDPKRKVHKPVKGVLRLEVEKLHNDRNEADTISEGGSITNELHDAGELNNGRHSRNSIDGIHSSLNSSAIVKKDTHQNGQSSNGENGNNFQAFDFRMMARSEPFSQLFHCLYVYPLTVSLSRKRNLFVRVELRKDDSDIRKLPVEAVHPRDQNSTLQKCAHTQISVGTRMSCYHDEVKISLPALLTPQHHLLFTFFHVDLQMKLEAPKPVIVGYAALPLSTHIQLLSDVSLPILRELVPHYLQESGKEKMDYLEDGKTVFRLRLRLCSSLFPVNERIRDFFVEYDRHTLHTSPPWGSELLEAINSLKNVESTALLQFLQPILNMLLHLIGDGGETLQVAAFRAMVNILTRVQQESSDGAGRNKFLVNYVDLAFDDFGDRQTPVYPGLSTVWGSLARSKAKGYRVGPVYDDVLAMAWFFLELIVKSMGLEQSRLFYHNLPLGEDVPPLQLKEGVFRCIMQLFDCLLTEVHERCKKGLNLAKRLNSTLAFFCYDLLSIIEPRQVFELVSLYMDKFAGVCQSVLHDCKLTFLQIICDHDLFVEMPGRDPTDRNYLSSVLIQEIFLTLDHDDLSQRAKAARILVVLICKHEFDARYQKSEDKLYIAQLYFPLIGQILDEMPVFYNLNAIEKREVLVVILQIIRNLDDTTLIKAWQQSIARTRLFFKLLEECITHFEHNRTGDSLLLGSSSRSPDAERPASPKYSDRLSPSVNAYLSEASRHEIRPQGTPENGYMWNRISPQLSSPNQPYSLREALAQAQSSRIGSTARALRESLHPILRQKLVSITFPCESCGDLNFLQSDRKFLQELWEENLSTAVSLEVLGIIDKFSVAAASRSISTDYAKLDCVTSILMGLLSRSQPLTFWKAFLPVVYNIFSLHGATLMARENDRFLKQIAFHLLRLAVFRNDSVRKRAVVGLQILVRNSFNYFKSTTRLRVMLTITLSELLSDVQVTQMKSDGSLEESGEARRLRKSLEEMADVRSKDQLNDCGLPVTALEVAAEGSTDNRWSWVEVKHLSKCLVQALDAGLEHALLGSVMSVDRCAAAEGFYKLALAYAPVPDLHIMWLLHLCDAHQEMQSWAEAAQCAVAVAGVIMQALVGRNDAVWSKEHVASLCRICPIVGTDIGAEVAAAEVEGYGASKLTVDSAVKYLQLANKLFAQAELYHFSASIQELIIPVYKSRRSYGQLAKCHTSLTSIYESILEQEASPIPFIDATYYRVGFYGERFGKLNKREYVFREPRDVRLGDIMEKLSHTYEAKMDVNHTLHIIPDSRQVNADELQPGVCYLQITAVDPVMEDEDLESRRERIFSLSTGSVRARVFDRFLFDTPFTKNGKTQGGLEDQWKRRTVLQTEGSFPALVNRLVVIKSESLEFSPVENAIGMIETRTAALRNELEEPRSSEGDQLPRLQSLQRILQGSVAVQVNSGVLSVCTAFLSGEPATRLRSQELQQLIAALLEFMAVCKRAIRVHFRLIGEEDQEFHTQLVNGFQSLTAELSHYIPAILSEL from the exons ATGGATTCCCCGGCTGCCGGTGAAGGACAGCGGTTCAAGCGGATTCCAAGGCAGCCTTGTGGCCGGAACCTGGAGCTGGATCCACTG cttAATGAGAATTTGGAACAGTGGCCACATCTAAGTGAGCTAGTACAGTGTTATAACGCTGATTTTGTGAAAGATGACTGCAAATATGGACGCTATGAGAGTGTCGCGCCACCGTCCTTTCAGAATCAAATTTTCGAGGGACCTGACACCGACATAGAAACAG AATTGCAGCTTTGCAACGCTAGGCATTCCAAGCCTGAGGAAACTACTGAGGATGATATGCCAAGCACTTCAGGGAGGCAAATATATGAAACTGAACCATCTGCTTCATCTTCAAAAAAA CATTGTACTCTCTCACCTTTACCGGCATATGAACCTGCATTTGATTGGGACAATGAGAGATCTTTAATATTTGGCCAACGCCTGCCAGAAAGTCTCCCTGCAACACACAGCAG TGGATTGAAGATAACGGTCAAGGTATTGTCTTTGTCATTCCAAACTGGATTAGTCG AACCTTTTAGCGGTACAATCTGCTTGTACAACAGAGATAGGAGAGAAAAGCTATCCGAGGACTTCTACTTCCACATACTTCCAACAGAAATGCAAGAT GCTCATATATCTTTGGACCGTCGGGGTGTTTTCTCATTGGACACCCCTTCACCATCAATCTGCCTTCTGATCCAGCTAGAAAAGGCTGCTACTGAAGAAGGGGGAGTAACTCCTTCCATTTATTCCCGTAAAGAACCT GTGCACTTGACTGAGAAAGAGAAGCAGAAGCTGCAAGTTTGGTCTCGAGTCATGCCATACAGAGAGCCATTTGCATGGGCAATGATTCCTCTGTTTGAAAACAACCATGCTGGTGGTGATGCTGCCTCTCCTAGCAGCCCTTTAGCACCAAGTATGTCAGGCTCAAGTTCTCAAGATAGCATTGTGGAGCCTATCTCCAAACTCACTTCAGATGGAAAACTCAACCATTATTCAAGTGGAAGTTCTGTTATTGTTGAGATATCAAACTTAAACAAAGTGAAGGAAAGCTACATGGAAGACTCCCTCCAA GATCCAAAACGAAAAGTACACAAGCCAGTGAAAGGTGTGCTAAGGCTAGAGGTGGAAAAACTTCATAATGACCGTAATGAGGCGGATACCATTTCTGAAGGTGGGAGCATAACCAATGAATTGCATGATGCTGGCGAGCTCAATAATGGCAGACACAGCAGGAATAGCATTGATGGGATCCACAGTTCTCTGAATTCTAGTGCCATTGTCAAGAAAGATACACACCAGAATGGTCAAAGTTCCAATGGAGAGAATGGCAACAAT TTTCAAGCTTTTGACTTTCGGATGATGGCCCGGAGTGAACCATTTTCACAACTTTTCCATTGCCTCTATGTGTACCCATTGACTGTTAGCTTGAGCCGCAAAAGAAATCTATTTGTAAGGGTAGAATTGAGGAAGGATGATTCTGACATACGTAAACTTCCAGTAGAG GCTGTCCATCCAAGGGATCAGAATTCAACACTACAGAAGTGTGCCCATACCCAAATTTCTGTTGGCACAAGAATGTCTTGCTACCATGACGAAGTTAAGATCAGTCTGCCTGCTCTATTGACGCCCCAACATCATCTTCTGTTCACATTTTTCCACGTAGATCTCCAAATGAAACTGGAAGCCCCTAAACCA GTGATTGTGGGATATGCTGCACTTCCACTGTCGACACACATTCA GTTACTTTCGGATGTGTCTTTGCCAATTTTACGAGAGCTTGTTCCGCATTACCTGCAGGAAAGTGGAAAG GAAAAAATGGACTACCTGGAGGATGGAAAAACTGTTTTCAGGCTGCGGTTAAGACTTTGCTCTTCGTTGTTTCCAGTTAATGAAAGGATAAGGGACTTTTTCGTTGAGTATGACCGTCACACACTACATACAAGTCCACCTTGGGGTTCTGAGCTTCTTGAG GCAATAAATAGTTTAAAGAATGTTGAATCTACTGCATTGTTACAATTTCTTCAACCAATACTCAATATGCTGCTACATCTTATTGGCGATGGTGGTGAAACCCTTCAG GTTGCTGCATTTCGAGCCATGGTTAATATTCTAACCCG GGTGCAACAGGAATCATCTGATGGAGCTGGGAGAAATAAGTTTCTCGTTAATTATGTTGATCTTGCTTTTGACGACTTCGGTGATCGGCAGACACCTGTATACCCTGGTTTGTCTACTGTTTGGGGCAGCCTAGCTCGTAGTAAG GCTAAAGGTTATAGAGTTGGACCTGTCTATGATGATGTGTTGGCAATGGCTTGGTTTTTTCTGGAGCTTATTGTAAAATCAATGGGATTGGAACAAAGTCGTCTCTTCTACCACAATCTTCCACTTG GTGAAGATGTCCCACCGCTGCAGTTGAAAGAAGGAGTCTTCAGATGCATCATGCAGCTATTTGATTGCCTTCTAACTGAGGTTCATGAACGCTGTAAAAAGGGTTTAAACTTGGCGAAGCGCTTGAACAGCACTCTTGCTTTCTTCTGTTACGATCTTTTATCAATCATTGAGCCACGCCAAGTTTTTGAGCTG GTTTCATTGTATATGGACAAGTTTGCAGGGGTTTGCCAGTCAGTCCTCCATGATTGCAAATTGACATTCCTGCAAATAATATGTGATCATGATCTTTTTGTTGAGATGCCTGGTCGGGATCCCACTGATAG GAATTATCTCTCGTCGGTTCTTATTCAAGAGATCTTTCTCACCCTTGATCATGATGATTTGTCACAGCGAGCGAAA GCGGCTCGTATTTTAGTTGTTCTTATATGCAAGCATGAATTTGACGCGCGATATCAAAAAAGTGAAGACAAGCTGTACATTGCTCAGCTGTATTTTCCTCTTATAGGACAG ATTCTTGATGAGATGCCTGTGTTCTATAACCTAAATGCCATTGAAAAACGTGAAGTGCTAGTGGTCATTTTGCAAATCATAAGGAACTTGGACGACACAACTCTTATAAAAGCATGGCAACAGAGCATTGCTAGAACCAGATTGTTCTTCAAGCTACTTGAAGAATGTATAACCCATTTTGAG CATAACAGAACAGGAGACAGCTTGCTACTAGGTTCTAGTTCTCGGAGCCCTGATGCTGAGCGCCCTGCGTCCCCCAAGTATTCTGATCGGTTATCCCCATCAGTTAATGCATATTTGTCTGAGGCTTCGCGCCATGAAATAAGG CCCCAGGGAACACCGGAAAATGGGTACATGTGGAACAGGATTAGTCCTCAGCTAAGTTCCCCAAATCAACCCTATTCATTGAGGGAAGCACTTGCGCAAGCGCAATCTTCAAGAATAGGATCAACAGCCAGGGCATTGAGAGAGTCCCTACATCCAATACTGAGACAAAAGTTGGTAAGTATTACATTCCCATGTGAATCTTGTGGTGATTTAAACTTTCTTCAGTCTGACAGAAAATTCCTACAGGAACTCTGGGAAGAAAATCTTAGTACTGCTGTGAGCCTTGAAGTCTTGGGAATAATTGATAAGTTTTCAGTTGCTGCAGCTTCTCGAAGCATCTCGACTGACTATGCTAAGCTAGATTGTGTAACATCTATCTTGATGGGTCTTTTATCTAGGAGCCAGCCCTTGACTTTTTGGAAAGCTTTCCTTCCTGTGGTCTATAATATATTTAGTCTCCATGGTGCAACACTGATGGCAAGGGAGAATGACCGCTTCTTGAAGCAAATTGCTTTTCATCTTTTGCGACTTGCTGTATTCCGAAATGATTCTGTTAGAAAAAGGGCCGTTGTTGGGTTGCAGATCCTTGTTAGG AACTCATTCAACTATTTCAAGAGCACCACAAGGCTGAGGGTCATGTTGACTATTACTTTGTCAGAACTGCTATCTGATGTGCAAGTAACTCAGATGAAATCCGATGGATCTCTTGAAGAAAGTGGTGAAGCTCGGCGTCTTAGGAAATCACTGGAGGAAATGGCTGATGTAAGGAGTAAGGATCAGTTGAATGATTGTGGCCTTCCTGTTACTGCACTGGAAGTGGCTGCTGAAGGTTCCACAGACAATAGGTGGTCTTGGGTAGAGGTTAAGCATCTATCAAAGTGTCTAGTCCAGGCCCTTGACGCTGGCCTTGAACACGCCCTTTTG GGTTCTGTAATGAGTGTGGACAGGTGTGCAGCTGCTGAGGGTTTCTATAAGCTAGCATTGGCCTATGCCCCTGTTCCGGATCTTCACATTATGTGGTTACTGCACCTTTGTGATGCACACCAGGAGATGCAGTCATGGGCTGAGGCCGCGCAGTGCGCAGTTGCTGTAGCTGGTGTGATCATGCAG GCACTTGTTGGAAGGAACGATGCTGTGTGGAGCAAGGAGCATGTTGCCTCCCTCTGTAGGATTTGCCCTATTGTGGGCACTGATATAGGTGCAGAAGTAGCTGCAGCAGAAGTTGAAGGATATGGTGCATCCAAGCTTACTGTGGATTCGGCCGTCAAGTATCTTCAACTTGCGAACAAACTCTTTGCACAAGCTGAGCTTTACCACTTCTCTGCCAGTATCCAGGAACTTATAATTCCTGTGTACAAAAGCAGAAGGTCTTATGGGCAGCTGGCTAAATGTCACACGTCACTCACAAGCATATATGAGTCAATTCTTGAACAGGAGGCTAGCCCTATCCCGTTCATTGATGCTACCTACTACAGAGTTGGATTCTATGGGGAACGATTTGGCAAGCTCAATAAAAGGGAGTATGTGTTTAGGGAGCCGCGGGATGTTCGTCTGGGTGACATTATGGAGAAGCTTAGTCATACCTATGAGGCTAAGATGGATGTGAATCACACGTTACACATCATTCCTGACTCGAGGCAAGTCAATGCTGATGAGCTGCAACCTGGTGTATGCTATCTGCAAATAACTGCCGTTGATCCTGTAATGGAGGACGAGGACTTGGAGAGCAGGAGGGAAAGGATTTTCTCTTTATCCACTGGTTCTGTTCGTGCACGTGTGTTTGACCGTTTCCTTTTCGACACACCATTCACAAAGAACGGAAAAACGCAAGGTGGCCTAGAAGATCAATGGAAGAGACGCACAGTGCTCCAGACAGAGGGTTCCTTTCCTGCTCTGGTAAATCGTCTGGTGGTGATAAAATCTGAATCTCTAGAGTTTTCACCTGTGGAGAATGCGATTGGAATGATTGAAACAAGGACAGCTGCATTGAGAAATGAACTAGAAGAACCACGGAGCTCTGAAGGTGATCAATTACCAAGACTTCAAAGCCTGCAAAGGATACTCCAAGGAAGTGTGGCTGTTCAG GTCAACAGTGGTGTATTAAGTGTGTGCACCGCTTTCTTATCTGGCGAGCCTGCAACCAGGCTCCGGTCTCAAGAACTGCAACAGCTGATAGCTGCATTGCTTGAATTCATGGCTGTCTGCAAGCGTGCAATCCGTGTGCATTTTAGATTGATAGGGGAAGAAGACCAGGAGTTCCACACGCAACTTGTCAATGGGTTTCAGTCTCTTACTGCTGAGCTTTCTCACTATATTCCTGCCATACTTTCGGAGCTATGA